The following are encoded in a window of Geobacter metallireducens GS-15 genomic DNA:
- a CDS encoding methyl-accepting chemotaxis protein, with translation MTLAFFRRFRPDPDQSEAAIDASSPLSANQALSAQFEPWHQQLLGIGGRLSLLNGSTEEEFLAIGARLHDFYGRAGEIEEMSRQVADLILGDEISRDMAALHGIVDRIADYLSRAEAESDQSATTLKTILSHISNVDEPLDGFRKIIKNLHMISTSVKIESARLGEGAAGFNTLADDVERLSVSIKEKSVAILGEKETLSSMIGGTLARVTASEVEQRKNVRHILDKTRESLVTLTEIHGRCSEAVGVVTSSSAETAGSIAEVVTSLQFHDITRQQIEHVKEALDDLIPNLTDQAGDPVKNACEVADVCELQEAQLRHAREELSSAVARIVENLRAIACRQTRLSDETRHMAGTADRAGSSFFADMENGMGRVTEVLSDNAAANRNLASAMETVMASVQDIAGFVTTIEEIGSEIELIALNSQVKAANTGDGGAALGVLAEAIQHLSVEARTRTGAVSDTLRNVTEVTGGLSHEVDTDVRLIAEEVDGFIGEIRNLVGSVRGVNERLIDLLGRIDAAVQALSRDIDQATGVMTVHETSTALIDEVLAEITGVVGAVRPFAPATAAHAKELRLRELADRYTMHSERRVHDAMIAGNGARVEPTPDLFAAAAGGAADDGLGDNVELF, from the coding sequence GTGACATTAGCATTCTTTCGCAGGTTCAGGCCAGACCCGGACCAGTCCGAAGCAGCGATTGACGCTTCATCTCCCCTGTCGGCAAACCAGGCTCTCTCCGCACAGTTCGAGCCGTGGCACCAGCAGCTCCTGGGCATCGGAGGCCGGCTTTCCCTTCTCAACGGCTCCACCGAAGAGGAGTTTCTCGCCATCGGCGCCCGTCTCCACGACTTCTACGGCCGGGCCGGGGAGATCGAGGAGATGTCACGCCAGGTGGCGGACCTGATCCTGGGCGACGAAATCAGCCGCGACATGGCGGCGCTCCACGGCATTGTCGACCGGATTGCCGACTACCTCTCCCGCGCCGAGGCAGAAAGCGACCAGAGCGCCACCACCCTCAAGACGATACTTTCCCACATCAGCAATGTCGACGAGCCCCTGGACGGGTTCCGGAAAATAATCAAGAACCTCCACATGATAAGCACCTCCGTCAAGATTGAAAGCGCCCGGCTCGGGGAGGGGGCCGCGGGGTTCAATACCCTGGCCGACGACGTGGAGCGGCTTTCGGTCTCCATCAAGGAAAAGTCCGTTGCCATCCTCGGCGAGAAGGAGACCCTTTCATCCATGATCGGCGGAACCCTTGCCCGGGTAACCGCGTCGGAGGTCGAGCAGCGGAAAAACGTCCGCCATATCCTCGACAAAACCCGCGAGAGCCTCGTCACCCTGACCGAGATCCATGGCCGCTGCTCCGAAGCGGTCGGCGTCGTGACCTCATCCTCGGCCGAAACCGCCGGGAGCATCGCCGAGGTGGTCACGTCGCTCCAGTTCCACGACATTACCCGGCAGCAGATCGAGCATGTCAAGGAGGCCCTTGACGATCTGATCCCGAATCTTACGGACCAGGCCGGCGATCCGGTGAAGAACGCCTGCGAGGTGGCCGATGTCTGCGAGCTCCAGGAGGCCCAGTTGCGCCACGCCCGCGAGGAACTTTCATCGGCCGTGGCGCGGATCGTGGAGAACCTGCGGGCCATCGCTTGCCGGCAGACCCGCCTGTCGGACGAAACCCGCCACATGGCCGGAACCGCCGACCGGGCCGGCAGTTCATTCTTTGCCGACATGGAGAACGGCATGGGGCGGGTGACGGAGGTCCTCTCCGACAACGCCGCGGCCAACCGGAACCTGGCATCGGCCATGGAGACCGTAATGGCATCGGTGCAGGACATCGCAGGCTTCGTCACCACCATCGAGGAGATCGGCTCCGAGATCGAGCTCATCGCCCTCAATTCCCAGGTGAAGGCCGCCAATACCGGCGATGGCGGGGCAGCCCTGGGCGTTCTCGCCGAGGCGATCCAGCACCTGTCGGTGGAGGCCCGGACCCGGACCGGCGCTGTCTCCGATACCCTCAGAAACGTCACTGAAGTGACCGGGGGCCTGAGCCATGAAGTCGACACCGACGTCCGTCTCATTGCCGAAGAGGTTGACGGATTCATCGGCGAAATCCGCAACCTCGTCGGTTCGGTCCGCGGCGTCAACGAGCGGCTCATCGACCTCCTCGGCCGGATCGACGCGGCCGTCCAGGCCCTTTCCCGCGACATCGACCAGGCCACTGGCGTGATGACCGTCCACGAAACTTCGACCGCGCTCATCGATGAGGTGCTGGCCGAGATCACTGGGGTCGTGGGTGCTGTCCGCCCCTTTGCGCCCGCTACGGCTGCCCATGCCAAAGAGCTGCGGCTGCGGGAGCTGGCCGACCGGTATACGATGCACAGCGAACGGAGGGTTCATGATGCCATGATCGCCGGGAATGGCGCCAGGGTCGAGCCGACGCCGGATCTATTTGCCGCGGCCGCGGGCGGGGCCGCCGACGACGGGCTTGGCGACAATGTGGAGTTGTTTTGA
- a CDS encoding response regulator, translating into MKTLIVEDDFVSRKIMKELITPLGECDIAIDGEEAVKAFRLAHEEKRPYDLVCMDIMMPNLDGHGALERMRELEREMGIACANEVRVIMTTALDDPKNVVDALYRGGATSYLVKPITRQKLLKEIRSHGLV; encoded by the coding sequence ATGAAGACGCTGATTGTCGAGGATGATTTCGTATCCCGCAAAATCATGAAGGAGCTGATCACCCCCTTGGGCGAGTGCGATATCGCCATCGACGGTGAGGAAGCCGTGAAGGCCTTTCGGCTTGCCCATGAGGAAAAGCGCCCCTATGACCTGGTCTGCATGGATATCATGATGCCCAACCTGGATGGCCACGGCGCCCTGGAACGCATGAGGGAACTTGAGCGGGAAATGGGAATCGCATGCGCCAATGAGGTGAGGGTCATCATGACCACAGCCCTCGATGACCCGAAGAACGTCGTTGATGCCTTGTATCGGGGCGGGGCAACCTCGTATCTGGTGAAGCCCATCACCAGGCAGAAGCTGTTGAAGGAGATTCGAAGCCACGGTCTCGTATAG
- a CDS encoding response regulator: protein MAKTIMTVDDSASVRQMVAFTLKQNGYDVVEAVDGKDALGKLGGAKVDMVITDLNMPNLDGIGLIKGVRGLPAYRFTPIIMLTTESQDAKKAEGKAAGATGWIVKPFKPEQLVAVVKKVLG, encoded by the coding sequence ATGGCCAAGACAATCATGACGGTTGACGATTCCGCCAGCGTGCGCCAGATGGTAGCCTTCACCCTCAAGCAGAACGGCTACGACGTGGTGGAGGCGGTGGACGGCAAGGACGCCCTGGGGAAACTGGGGGGGGCGAAGGTCGACATGGTGATCACCGACCTGAACATGCCGAACCTGGACGGCATCGGCCTCATCAAGGGGGTCCGGGGGCTTCCCGCCTACCGCTTCACCCCGATCATCATGCTCACCACTGAAAGCCAGGATGCGAAAAAGGCCGAAGGAAAAGCCGCAGGGGCCACCGGCTGGATTGTCAAACCCTTCAAGCCCGAGCAGCTCGTGGCGGTGGTCAAAAAGGTGCTCGGCTAA
- a CDS encoding c-type heme family protein has protein sequence MVLQKQASSIKARLLRINLLLLGVTSLVIVLVVNVAQKRLALNDAGRDAERILVRYLAIHAYINKELKPRLLDFTASLRDKDYFDPVWMSSTYAVREIDKIFQSRHGKGYYYKECAINARSPRNEADPFEREFLERASHNPAVTTFNGVREIDGKLFFVAMARGEAMEKSCLLCHSNPETAPGGLVRTYGPNRSFSRHENELVSAISIRIPLSEAYAEANSFSLRLSALLLAVIASFFAIKNWFFGRVVLSPLASVTESARRIAHDRRYLGEQIPLGRDREMNELAASFNVMSTELHAFINNLEEKVEEKTAELVQAREEAEEANRVKGEFLATMSHEIRTPMNAIIGINQLLQETHLSQQQRRLVDDSSNAAESLLTIINDILDFSRVEARRLELSDEALELRSFVESLRRLFAVKAERENISLSILVGDEAPQFICGDPARLRQVLTNLLSNAIKFTPTGGRVTLAADADPAGGNLLFTVSDTGIGIEKDKHERIFEMFRQADSSTTRNYGGTGLGLAITRGLVELMGGTIEVESEAGKGAVFRVLLPLRPATGPPADKTAGEELSDSVLPSLSVLVVEDNELNRTVAIGLLTALKQRVAAVANGREAVDALRDGTYDLVLMDISMPEMDGIEATRAIRRGDAGEKARAIPIVALTAHALKDDRDRFLAAGMSDYLSKPLIRGELQRMLLRIAGERGELPPEERCPMRDAPDEGSPFDLEFQQSQFHDAGIGDCLAEVLSIFAQSTATECERMEEYLATGKYAELAAAAHSVKGAAATIGAPHVSRYAADVETAARKSDGVAVARTIPLLRREVRRVEAAVGEMS, from the coding sequence ATGGTTCTCCAGAAACAGGCTTCCTCAATAAAGGCACGGCTTCTCCGGATAAATCTCCTCCTCCTCGGCGTCACATCCCTTGTCATCGTCCTGGTGGTGAACGTCGCCCAGAAGCGGCTGGCCCTCAACGATGCCGGCCGGGATGCCGAGCGAATCCTCGTGCGGTATCTCGCAATCCATGCCTATATCAACAAGGAGCTCAAGCCGCGGCTTCTTGACTTCACCGCGTCCCTGCGGGACAAGGATTACTTCGATCCGGTCTGGATGTCCTCCACCTATGCCGTCCGAGAGATCGACAAAATATTCCAGTCACGCCACGGGAAAGGGTACTACTACAAGGAATGCGCCATCAACGCCCGGAGCCCCCGGAACGAGGCCGATCCCTTCGAGCGTGAGTTCTTGGAGCGGGCCAGCCACAATCCGGCGGTTACCACGTTCAACGGCGTACGCGAGATCGACGGCAAGTTGTTTTTCGTCGCCATGGCACGCGGCGAAGCAATGGAGAAGTCCTGCCTGCTCTGCCACAGTAACCCGGAGACGGCACCAGGCGGCCTGGTCCGCACCTATGGGCCCAACCGCAGCTTCAGCCGCCACGAGAACGAGCTCGTGTCGGCAATTTCCATCCGGATTCCCCTGTCCGAGGCCTATGCCGAGGCCAACAGTTTTTCCCTCAGACTGTCGGCGTTGCTCCTTGCGGTGATTGCCTCGTTTTTCGCCATCAAGAACTGGTTCTTCGGCCGTGTTGTCCTAAGCCCTCTGGCATCTGTCACCGAAAGTGCCCGCCGGATCGCCCACGACCGCCGTTACCTCGGTGAGCAGATCCCTCTCGGCCGCGACCGTGAAATGAATGAACTCGCCGCGTCTTTCAACGTCATGTCGACGGAACTCCACGCCTTCATCAATAACCTGGAGGAAAAAGTGGAAGAGAAGACCGCCGAACTTGTCCAGGCTAGAGAAGAGGCCGAGGAGGCGAACCGTGTCAAGGGCGAATTTCTCGCCACCATGAGTCATGAGATCCGTACTCCCATGAACGCCATCATAGGGATCAACCAGTTGCTGCAGGAGACCCATCTCTCTCAGCAGCAGCGCCGGCTGGTGGACGACTCGAGCAATGCCGCCGAATCGCTCCTGACCATCATCAACGACATTCTCGATTTCTCCCGGGTCGAAGCCCGGCGCCTGGAGCTTTCGGACGAAGCGCTGGAACTCCGCTCCTTTGTCGAATCGCTCCGCCGCCTTTTTGCCGTAAAGGCAGAACGAGAAAACATCAGCCTCTCGATCCTTGTGGGCGATGAGGCGCCGCAGTTTATTTGTGGCGATCCGGCCCGCCTCCGTCAGGTACTGACCAATCTCCTTTCGAATGCCATCAAGTTTACCCCGACGGGTGGGCGGGTCACCCTTGCTGCAGATGCGGACCCTGCCGGCGGAAATCTGCTCTTCACAGTAAGTGACACCGGCATCGGGATAGAGAAGGACAAACATGAGAGAATCTTCGAGATGTTCCGCCAGGCCGATTCTTCCACAACCCGCAACTATGGCGGAACCGGCCTCGGGCTCGCCATAACACGGGGGCTGGTGGAACTGATGGGGGGAACCATCGAGGTGGAGAGTGAGGCGGGGAAAGGGGCGGTCTTCCGTGTTCTCCTCCCCCTGAGGCCCGCAACCGGTCCTCCAGCGGACAAAACCGCCGGCGAGGAGCTTTCCGACAGCGTACTTCCCAGCCTCTCTGTGCTTGTGGTCGAGGACAACGAGCTGAACCGGACGGTGGCCATTGGTCTGCTCACGGCGCTCAAGCAGCGGGTCGCTGCCGTCGCCAACGGCAGGGAGGCTGTTGACGCCCTCAGGGATGGCACGTACGACCTGGTCCTCATGGATATTTCAATGCCCGAGATGGACGGGATCGAGGCCACCCGGGCGATCCGCCGGGGGGACGCGGGGGAGAAGGCTCGCGCGATTCCGATTGTCGCCCTGACTGCCCATGCCCTGAAGGATGACCGGGACCGTTTTCTTGCCGCAGGGATGTCCGACTACCTATCCAAGCCCCTTATCCGTGGCGAGTTGCAGAGGATGCTCCTTCGCATCGCCGGAGAAAGAGGCGAATTGCCACCCGAGGAGAGATGCCCGATGCGTGATGCTCCCGATGAAGGTTCCCCGTTTGACCTTGAATTCCAGCAATCACAGTTCCATGACGCGGGAATCGGGGACTGCCTTGCTGAGGTCCTCTCCATCTTCGCCCAGTCAACGGCGACGGAGTGCGAACGGATGGAGGAATACCTCGCCACCGGCAAGTACGCTGAACTGGCCGCGGCTGCCCACTCCGTGAAGGGAGCGGCTGCAACAATCGGCGCGCCCCATGTCAGCAGATACGCCGCCGACGTGGAAACGGCGGCTCGAAAGAGCGACGGCGTCGCTGTCGCCCGGACTATTCCCTTGCTTCGCCGCGAAGTCCGCCGGGTAGAGGCGGCGGTCGGCGAAATGTCCTGA
- a CDS encoding chemotaxis protein CheA, with protein MDAHRQAYKEEAYELLAELETSLLELEETPEDMDLISRVFRAMHTIKGSGAMFGFDDIATFTHEVETVFDMVRNGRMTVTRDLVNLTLKARDLIKGMLDASDGGAEPVEGRQAEEVIAGLRRLVPAEPDGASAKETPVGGGAQESKRGETAVTYRIRFVPSPEVTVNGTNPLLLLAELRQLGHCRTVAQMAKVPRLEEIDPEHCHVFWDVILTTNRGIDAIRDVFIFIEDDCELKIDVIDDGGILDVDADYKKLGFILAERGDLTRQDMEAILAKQKRFGELLVEQGIVSPEKVESALIEQQHVKEVRKERQVQESASSIRVPAEKLDLLVNLVGELVTVQARLSQTAAGRADALLVTIAEEVERLTNELRDTALNIRMLPIGTTFSKFKRLVRDLSVELGKDIEMTTDGAETELDKTVIEKLNDPLVHLIRNSIDHGIERPEERAAAGKPPQGTVHLAAVHSGDSVLITITDDGKGLDREAIRAKGVERGLIPATAELSDKEIFSLIFAPGFSTATTVTSVSGRGVGMDVVKRAIDALRGTIDIRSERGTGTVITIKLPLTLAIIESLLVKIGSDCFVLPLSVVEECVELTREDVRNAHGRNLATVRDQIVPYIPLRERFLIRGEQPEIEQIVITRVGGTRVGFVVDHVIGEHQTVIKSLGKMYRDVQGLSGATILGDGSVALILDIPQLVRDVELEQMAR; from the coding sequence ATGGACGCCCACAGGCAGGCATACAAGGAAGAGGCCTACGAGCTCCTGGCGGAGCTGGAGACATCGCTCCTGGAGCTGGAGGAAACTCCCGAGGACATGGACCTCATCAGCCGGGTCTTTCGTGCCATGCACACCATCAAGGGGTCCGGGGCCATGTTCGGCTTCGACGACATTGCCACCTTCACCCACGAGGTGGAAACCGTCTTCGACATGGTCCGCAACGGCCGGATGACGGTCACGAGGGACCTGGTCAACCTCACCCTCAAGGCTCGGGACCTCATTAAGGGGATGCTGGACGCCTCGGACGGCGGGGCAGAACCGGTGGAAGGGCGCCAGGCAGAGGAGGTCATCGCCGGGCTCCGGCGGCTTGTGCCGGCGGAGCCGGATGGCGCATCCGCCAAAGAAACACCCGTGGGAGGAGGCGCCCAGGAATCGAAGAGGGGTGAAACAGCGGTCACCTACCGCATCCGCTTTGTTCCTTCCCCTGAGGTGACCGTCAACGGTACCAACCCGCTGCTCCTTCTGGCGGAACTCCGCCAGTTGGGCCACTGCCGAACCGTTGCCCAGATGGCAAAAGTGCCCCGGTTGGAGGAGATTGATCCTGAACACTGCCACGTCTTCTGGGACGTGATTTTGACTACGAACCGGGGGATTGACGCCATTCGGGACGTCTTCATTTTTATCGAGGACGACTGCGAGCTGAAAATCGATGTCATCGACGACGGCGGTATCCTCGACGTTGACGCCGATTACAAGAAGCTCGGCTTTATTCTCGCGGAACGGGGTGATCTGACCCGGCAGGACATGGAGGCGATTCTCGCCAAACAGAAGCGCTTCGGCGAACTCCTCGTCGAGCAGGGAATCGTTTCCCCCGAGAAGGTTGAGTCGGCCCTCATCGAGCAGCAGCACGTGAAGGAGGTCCGCAAGGAGCGCCAGGTCCAGGAGAGCGCGTCGAGCATCCGGGTACCGGCGGAAAAGCTCGACCTGCTGGTGAACCTGGTGGGAGAACTCGTCACCGTCCAGGCCCGTCTTTCCCAGACCGCCGCCGGCCGGGCCGATGCCCTGCTGGTTACCATTGCCGAGGAGGTGGAGCGGCTCACCAACGAGTTGCGCGACACGGCCCTCAACATCCGGATGCTCCCCATCGGCACCACCTTCAGCAAGTTCAAGCGACTGGTGCGGGATCTGTCGGTGGAGCTGGGCAAGGATATCGAGATGACCACCGACGGCGCCGAGACCGAGCTGGACAAGACGGTCATCGAGAAGCTGAACGATCCCCTGGTCCATCTCATCCGCAACTCCATCGACCACGGCATCGAGCGCCCCGAGGAGCGGGCCGCCGCCGGCAAGCCTCCCCAGGGGACCGTGCACCTGGCCGCAGTACACTCGGGGGACAGCGTCCTCATCACCATCACCGACGACGGCAAGGGACTCGACCGGGAGGCGATCCGGGCCAAGGGGGTCGAGCGGGGACTCATCCCGGCCACGGCCGAACTCTCCGACAAGGAGATCTTCAGCCTCATCTTCGCCCCCGGCTTCTCCACCGCCACGACCGTCACGAGCGTCTCGGGGCGCGGGGTCGGCATGGACGTGGTGAAGCGGGCCATCGACGCCCTGCGGGGAACCATCGACATCCGGAGCGAGCGGGGGACGGGGACCGTCATCACCATCAAGCTGCCGCTAACCCTTGCCATCATCGAGAGCCTCCTCGTGAAGATCGGCTCCGACTGCTTCGTGCTCCCCCTCTCCGTCGTGGAGGAGTGCGTGGAACTGACCCGGGAAGATGTGCGCAACGCCCACGGCCGCAACCTGGCCACGGTCCGGGACCAGATTGTCCCCTACATCCCCTTGCGGGAGCGGTTCCTCATCCGGGGTGAGCAGCCGGAGATCGAGCAGATCGTCATCACCCGGGTGGGGGGAACGAGGGTCGGCTTTGTGGTGGACCACGTCATCGGCGAGCATCAGACGGTGATCAAGTCGTTGGGGAAGATGTACAGGGACGTCCAAGGTCTCTCGGGTGCCACCATTCTGGGTGACGGCTCAGTGGCCCTCATCCTCGATATTCCCCAACTGGTGCGCGATGTGGAACTGGAGCAGATGGCCCGTTGA
- a CDS encoding GGDEF domain-containing protein has translation MLQSHIMAGNCTVKPARMTRAPYARHELKSTNSGCDESPAALERRVAELLLVADFGAVVGSILDPRQVCEVASSWLGETLGWQMLSVCCHDFSTGTMRGGAGRGRHLSKKRQEGATSTVFIAAAQKGLSDAADVRTIPFPDGSGTLSLSRQSLAESQYSDEFFGGVVENLARSLAAARECDRLKNLSMRDHLTGLYNRRVFEAMLEVEARKRTTKPFSLLLIDLDDFKRVNDTYGHGAGDQVLVAVAKMLRLSFRKSDVVSRYGGEEFGVLLPDTSQDSARVVAERFRQNVATLSLPVNKEKIMPTVSVGIASVTLRLGIEVADVIEEADRALYQAKVTGKNRVCSSLLGENS, from the coding sequence ATGCTGCAATCGCACATTATGGCGGGAAACTGCACGGTAAAACCGGCACGGATGACACGCGCCCCCTATGCACGGCACGAACTGAAATCGACAAACTCCGGTTGTGACGAATCTCCTGCCGCCCTGGAGCGGCGCGTTGCCGAACTGCTTCTCGTGGCGGATTTTGGCGCTGTTGTCGGTTCCATCCTCGACCCCCGGCAGGTATGCGAGGTAGCATCTTCATGGCTCGGCGAGACTCTCGGCTGGCAAATGCTCTCGGTTTGCTGCCATGATTTTTCCACCGGCACGATGAGGGGTGGGGCGGGACGCGGTCGTCATTTGTCAAAAAAACGTCAGGAAGGCGCCACGTCCACGGTCTTTATCGCTGCCGCGCAGAAGGGGCTGAGCGATGCCGCCGACGTCCGTACCATCCCTTTCCCCGACGGCTCGGGAACCCTCTCCCTCTCCCGTCAATCCCTGGCCGAAAGTCAATATTCCGACGAGTTCTTTGGGGGAGTTGTCGAAAACCTTGCCCGTTCCCTGGCCGCTGCCCGGGAGTGCGACCGGCTCAAGAACCTTTCCATGCGCGATCATCTGACCGGACTTTACAACCGTCGGGTCTTCGAGGCGATGCTGGAAGTCGAGGCCCGGAAGCGGACCACAAAGCCGTTTTCGCTGCTTTTGATCGATCTCGACGACTTCAAACGCGTGAACGATACCTACGGTCACGGAGCCGGAGACCAGGTTCTCGTCGCCGTGGCGAAGATGCTGAGGCTCAGCTTCCGGAAGTCCGACGTCGTTTCCCGCTACGGCGGCGAGGAGTTCGGAGTGCTGCTCCCCGATACGTCGCAGGATTCCGCCCGGGTGGTTGCGGAACGATTCCGGCAGAATGTGGCGACGCTGTCGCTTCCCGTGAACAAAGAGAAGATAATGCCGACGGTCAGTGTCGGAATCGCCTCCGTGACGCTGCGCCTGGGAATTGAGGTTGCCGATGTGATCGAAGAGGCCGACCGGGCTCTCTACCAGGCGAAGGTGACCGGCAAGAACCGCGTCTGCTCTTCCCTGCTGGGAGAGAATTCGTAA
- a CDS encoding methyl-accepting chemotaxis protein: MKLMNNMKIGTKILGLVTLMLAFMMTIAAFGVVKMKGIGEEIAGIDKQDIPLTEAINEVGKIQMDEMVLFHRAVRLGTNNQQAELKKVEEAFGNKAKEFDATLKKAEQVVQQALKETAGDAAVQKEFTEMAERLKVIEKEYNDFEKVTQELFSTLDAGKFSAVTELEHRVEKEGSDLEQAIDTFLKNVEKFTNDSVATAEKDEQMAVKAMIGLSLVALVLGLGIGIFISRAITRPLKQGVDVATRLAGGDLTIAIDVTSKDETGQLLEAMANMVEKLKIVVADVKSASDNVAAGSQELSSSSEEMSQGATEQAAAAEEASSSMEQMSSNIRQNADNAQQTEKIALKSATDAKEGGKAVGQTVNAMKEIAGKISIIEEIARQTNLLALNAAIEAARAGEHGKGFAVVAAEVRKLAERSQKAAGEISELSATSVDVAEKAGEMLERLVPDIQRTAELVQEISAACKEQDTGAEQINKAIQQLDQVIQQNASASEEMASTSEELASQAEQLQATIGFFKVDGSVSGRSASVRKPPAHKVEVKHIASHSANGYVASASTRKAGSAGVDLDLSSESDNLDKEFEKF; encoded by the coding sequence ATGAAGCTCATGAATAACATGAAGATAGGCACCAAGATTCTCGGCCTGGTAACGCTCATGCTTGCATTCATGATGACGATAGCCGCCTTCGGCGTTGTGAAGATGAAAGGGATTGGTGAGGAAATTGCGGGCATTGACAAGCAGGACATTCCCCTTACCGAGGCGATCAATGAAGTAGGGAAGATCCAGATGGATGAAATGGTCCTTTTCCATCGGGCGGTGCGTCTGGGGACAAACAACCAGCAGGCCGAACTGAAGAAAGTGGAGGAAGCGTTCGGTAATAAGGCCAAGGAGTTTGATGCCACCCTGAAAAAGGCTGAACAGGTGGTGCAGCAAGCTCTCAAGGAAACGGCTGGAGATGCGGCAGTCCAGAAGGAATTCACCGAAATGGCTGAACGCCTGAAGGTGATCGAGAAGGAATACAACGACTTTGAGAAAGTCACTCAGGAGCTCTTTTCCACCCTCGATGCCGGTAAGTTCAGTGCAGTTACTGAACTGGAGCACCGGGTGGAAAAGGAGGGAAGTGATCTTGAGCAGGCGATAGACACGTTCCTGAAAAATGTCGAGAAGTTTACCAACGACTCCGTCGCCACTGCGGAAAAGGATGAGCAGATGGCCGTCAAGGCCATGATCGGGTTAAGCCTTGTGGCCTTGGTGCTGGGGCTTGGGATCGGGATATTCATCAGCCGTGCCATTACCCGGCCATTGAAGCAAGGGGTTGATGTGGCCACCAGGCTTGCCGGCGGCGATCTGACCATAGCCATCGACGTCACCAGCAAGGACGAGACCGGGCAGCTTCTCGAAGCCATGGCGAACATGGTGGAAAAGCTGAAAATCGTGGTGGCGGACGTGAAATCGGCTTCCGACAATGTTGCCGCCGGGAGTCAGGAACTTTCTTCCAGCAGCGAGGAGATGAGCCAGGGGGCCACGGAGCAGGCGGCGGCGGCTGAAGAGGCATCGTCCAGCATGGAACAGATGAGCTCCAATATTCGCCAGAACGCCGACAATGCCCAGCAGACCGAAAAAATCGCCCTTAAGAGTGCCACCGACGCCAAAGAAGGGGGCAAGGCGGTAGGCCAGACCGTCAATGCCATGAAGGAGATCGCCGGCAAGATATCCATCATTGAGGAGATTGCCCGTCAGACGAACCTGCTGGCCCTGAACGCGGCCATCGAGGCGGCCCGGGCCGGCGAGCACGGCAAGGGGTTTGCGGTGGTTGCGGCCGAGGTGAGAAAGCTGGCCGAGCGGAGCCAGAAGGCGGCGGGCGAGATCAGCGAGCTGTCGGCCACGAGCGTCGACGTGGCGGAAAAGGCGGGCGAGATGCTTGAGCGCCTGGTTCCCGACATCCAGCGGACGGCGGAACTGGTGCAGGAGATCAGCGCGGCGTGCAAGGAGCAGGATACCGGCGCCGAACAGATCAACAAGGCGATCCAGCAGCTCGACCAGGTAATCCAGCAGAATGCCAGTGCTTCCGAAGAGATGGCCTCCACTTCCGAGGAGCTTGCCTCCCAGGCCGAACAGCTGCAGGCGACCATCGGCTTCTTCAAGGTGGATGGCAGCGTTTCGGGCAGGAGCGCAAGCGTCAGGAAGCCCCCTGCCCACAAGGTGGAGGTGAAGCATATTGCTTCACACAGCGCCAACGGCTACGTCGCCAGTGCGTCTACCAGGAAAGCGGGAAGCGCAGGCGTCGATCTCGACCTCAGCTCCGAATCTGACAATCTGGACAAAGAATTTGAAAAGTTTTGA
- a CDS encoding STAS domain-containing protein — protein sequence MDGLTITREEVGGENATLVLKVNGELTIPFAGEFSTALLDAFDGAGRVLVNLEGVSAVDITGLQLLCSAHRSAYGREKELAVEGLTNPILEEAACLAGFRRHVGCAVDVGKSCIWIGGYE from the coding sequence ATGGACGGACTGACAATTACACGGGAAGAAGTTGGAGGGGAAAACGCGACCCTTGTCCTCAAGGTGAATGGCGAGCTGACCATTCCCTTCGCCGGAGAGTTCTCGACGGCGCTCCTTGACGCCTTCGACGGGGCGGGACGGGTGCTTGTCAACCTGGAAGGGGTGAGCGCCGTGGACATCACCGGTTTGCAGCTTCTCTGCTCCGCCCACCGGTCGGCCTATGGCAGGGAGAAGGAGCTTGCTGTCGAAGGACTGACGAATCCCATACTGGAAGAGGCGGCATGCCTCGCCGGTTTTCGGCGCCACGTGGGATGCGCCGTTGATGTGGGAAAATCCTGTATATGGATTGGAGGATACGAGTAA
- a CDS encoding cytochrome P460 family protein: MRRLAGVTAVAAILAASAAFAAEKVALPKGYEKWGKSSEKVINDKTSLFYGIHNIYVDKKTMPAYKKGGPYPEGSRFVVVQYTIRNEGGKPVKGKKSMVVLMTKDKKQSATGGWLFAGFTPEGKPSGIDPVKNCFECHQKEAKERDFVISRYADFKK; encoded by the coding sequence ATGAGAAGATTGGCAGGCGTAACGGCGGTTGCAGCCATTCTGGCTGCTTCGGCCGCTTTTGCAGCAGAGAAGGTGGCGCTCCCCAAGGGATACGAAAAGTGGGGAAAGAGCTCGGAGAAGGTGATTAACGACAAGACCTCCCTTTTCTACGGCATCCACAACATCTATGTGGACAAGAAGACGATGCCCGCCTACAAGAAGGGGGGGCCGTACCCGGAGGGGAGCCGTTTCGTGGTGGTGCAGTACACCATCAGGAACGAGGGGGGAAAGCCGGTCAAGGGGAAGAAGAGCATGGTCGTCCTCATGACGAAAGACAAGAAGCAGTCCGCCACCGGAGGCTGGCTCTTCGCCGGCTTTACGCCGGAGGGGAAACCCTCGGGAATCGACCCGGTGAAAAACTGCTTCGAATGCCACCAGAAGGAGGCCAAGGAGAGGGATTTCGTCATCTCCCGGTACGCCGACTTCAAAAAATAG